A genomic region of Candidatus Krumholzibacteriota bacterium contains the following coding sequences:
- a CDS encoding response regulator transcription factor: MNQVKIVLVEDHTIVREGFRKILEDENHEIVGEADNGRDAITIVDKTHPDLVIMDIGLPKLRGIETARKIKKMHPSIKVIMLTIHTNEIYVYESLDAGADGYLVKDTASEDLLDAIGAVFSGEIYISSNFPEDVLINYRKLKKSGKKADEFSRLTKREREILQYIAEGLTSQKIGEELFISKKTVENHRANIMNKLNIHETAGLVMYAVKIGLVDSV; encoded by the coding sequence ATGAATCAGGTAAAAATAGTACTTGTCGAAGATCATACGATCGTACGGGAAGGGTTCAGAAAGATTCTTGAGGATGAGAATCACGAGATAGTCGGTGAAGCGGACAATGGCCGCGACGCGATCACTATAGTGGATAAAACGCATCCCGACCTGGTGATAATGGATATAGGCCTGCCAAAACTCAGGGGGATAGAGACGGCGAGGAAGATCAAGAAGATGCATCCCTCGATCAAGGTGATCATGCTTACGATCCATACAAACGAGATATATGTCTATGAATCGCTTGACGCGGGAGCTGACGGATACCTCGTCAAGGACACTGCGTCCGAGGATCTTCTCGATGCCATCGGCGCTGTCTTCAGCGGAGAGATATATATCAGTTCGAACTTCCCTGAAGACGTGCTGATCAACTACAGGAAACTGAAAAAATCAGGAAAGAAAGCGGACGAGTTCAGCCGTCTTACGAAGAGAGAAAGAGAGATACTTCAATATATCGCCGAGGGTCTGACAAGCCAGAAGATAGGGGAAGAACTTTTTATCAGCAAGAAGACCGTTGAAAACCACAGGGCGAATATTATGAACAAACTCAATATTCACGAGACTGCCGGACTGGTCATGTACGCGGTTAAAATAGGCCTTGTCGATAGCGTCTAG
- a CDS encoding PAS domain-containing protein, giving the protein MTEEKEQIRRLREELDRERKERAAAEASLKKSRDVARGQFMNIPVPVFVWKKAGDDLVLVDYNKEGNKISGGNVERLIGIKASEFHKDNNAVFEVMRRCARERGIFDREVKIRGQFLKKEWDMDITFIFCEPDLVMAFTFDVTQRKQAEKELSQYRTQLEDLVNKRTLQLEMMNMELKKEMSERREAVEALRESEERYRFVAGLTSDFTFGGSIYPDRKMIIKWSKGSFEDIAGVGIDQGSDGSALFDAIHPDDMEKMLRHIDAYFLNVESVEELRIISRDNKEKWLQIYGKPLGDDGRGGVEFISAAKNITRRKQAEVELENRNRELRVLNRIHKIFEDPLGLEIIMEKVIDILLEESGLNKGGVYFPAEGSAFIECRILRGIDARTADPVCRMPMKDEMVSAIMETEDLFIPEDEFPVDDPEIIEFRKKAGISKTLSIPIFAGNTFKANIVLCLGGEQVIAGEIRDFFKTIQMQLEIELERQDLLSAQQKYETDLKKLAGQLIRSIEEERSHIALNLHDEIGQSMIVIEGEFSLLEKKIEADDTETLDRVKRIREQIHGLTETVRQVSYSLHPAMLEDLGLIPTIQWYIDNFVRNTGIKIAFETAGWDERIDQQLSLTLYRIIQESLTNVVRHSRAKNVLLKLTKGYPDVIMSVVDDGKGFELDSDEGLKGLGIVGMRERVNSQNGRFIIHSTPGEGTRIRVTLPLEGSR; this is encoded by the coding sequence ATGACCGAAGAAAAAGAACAGATAAGAAGACTGAGAGAGGAACTTGACAGGGAACGGAAGGAAAGGGCCGCTGCTGAAGCTTCTCTGAAAAAATCACGCGATGTCGCGAGAGGTCAGTTCATGAACATACCTGTTCCCGTATTCGTCTGGAAAAAAGCGGGAGATGACCTGGTGCTGGTCGATTATAACAAGGAAGGTAATAAGATATCCGGAGGTAACGTTGAAAGATTGATCGGAATAAAGGCAAGTGAGTTTCATAAGGATAACAACGCTGTGTTCGAGGTGATGAGGCGATGTGCCAGGGAAAGAGGGATATTTGACAGAGAGGTAAAGATCAGGGGGCAGTTTCTCAAAAAAGAATGGGATATGGATATAACATTCATTTTTTGTGAGCCGGATCTCGTCATGGCGTTCACATTTGACGTGACGCAGAGAAAACAGGCGGAAAAAGAACTGTCGCAGTACAGGACCCAGCTTGAGGATCTCGTAAACAAGCGCACTCTTCAACTCGAGATGATGAACATGGAATTGAAAAAAGAGATGTCCGAGCGCAGGGAAGCAGTCGAGGCCCTGAGAGAATCAGAGGAAAGGTACAGGTTCGTCGCCGGACTTACATCTGATTTTACTTTTGGCGGGAGCATCTATCCCGACCGGAAAATGATCATAAAGTGGAGCAAGGGGAGTTTCGAAGATATAGCCGGTGTCGGGATAGATCAGGGCAGCGATGGAAGCGCGCTCTTCGACGCGATTCATCCTGATGACATGGAAAAGATGCTGAGGCATATAGACGCATATTTCCTGAACGTGGAATCTGTCGAGGAATTAAGGATAATCAGCAGGGATAATAAAGAAAAATGGTTACAGATATATGGCAAACCACTTGGAGATGACGGGAGGGGTGGAGTCGAGTTCATAAGCGCGGCAAAGAATATTACCCGGAGGAAACAAGCCGAAGTAGAGCTTGAGAACAGGAACAGGGAATTAAGGGTCCTCAACCGGATCCATAAGATATTCGAGGACCCTCTCGGCCTTGAGATCATCATGGAAAAGGTGATCGATATTCTTCTTGAGGAAAGTGGTCTCAATAAAGGAGGCGTATATTTTCCGGCCGAAGGGTCAGCCTTTATTGAATGCAGGATCCTCCGGGGGATAGACGCAAGGACAGCCGATCCGGTATGCAGAATGCCGATGAAAGACGAGATGGTCTCGGCGATCATGGAAACGGAAGATCTGTTTATCCCCGAGGATGAGTTTCCAGTGGATGATCCGGAGATCATCGAGTTCCGCAAGAAAGCCGGGATATCGAAGACATTGTCTATACCGATATTCGCCGGTAATACCTTCAAGGCGAATATCGTTCTCTGCCTGGGCGGGGAACAGGTGATCGCCGGGGAGATCCGTGATTTTTTCAAGACGATTCAGATGCAGCTGGAAATCGAGCTCGAAAGGCAGGACCTTCTTTCCGCCCAGCAGAAATACGAAACTGACCTGAAAAAGCTCGCGGGTCAGCTTATCAGGTCCATAGAAGAGGAGAGGAGCCATATCGCTCTTAACCTGCATGACGAGATAGGGCAGTCGATGATCGTTATCGAGGGAGAGTTCTCACTTCTCGAAAAGAAGATAGAAGCTGACGATACCGAGACTCTCGACAGGGTCAAGCGAATAAGAGAACAGATCCACGGCCTGACGGAAACGGTCAGGCAGGTATCATATTCGCTTCATCCGGCGATGCTCGAAGACCTCGGGCTCATTCCAACTATTCAGTGGTACATCGACAATTTCGTGCGTAACACTGGGATAAAGATCGCTTTTGAAACCGCGGGATGGGATGAGCGGATCGACCAGCAATTATCTCTGACGCTGTATCGTATTATCCAGGAGTCTCTTACAAATGTCGTGCGCCATTCTCGCGCAAAAAATGTTTTGTTAAAGCTGACAAAAGGATATCCTGATGTTATTATGAGCGTGGTCGATGACGGGAAGGGGTTCGAATTGGATTCTGATGAAGGTCTGAAAGGTCTGGGTATTGTGGGGATGAGAGAGAGAGTCAACAGCCAGAACGGACGGTTTATAATACATTCCACTCCCGGAGAGGGGACTCGAATAAGGGTAACACTTCCACTGGAGGGATCACGATGA